A genomic stretch from Poecilia reticulata strain Guanapo linkage group LG20, Guppy_female_1.0+MT, whole genome shotgun sequence includes:
- the map3k22 gene encoding mitogen-activated protein kinase kinase kinase 22 — MMTVNMDDGLQNGPGQHRNTQDDEEALNSIMQDLAALGRYSSHKPKNRTLLYKQDLRVKLEHEREKRIIPFQRPLKIKELLQKVTEAFGQQMDLFFMEKELLLPLKSQEDLDQAVLSLGNTSGTNGLLRILLKTPKNNPYLQVNSRDKQSEMKSSRSLGDLKGSLLKGSERVRKHSTGSLHTGRTSPPPGSVPEEQQQIARQGSYTSIHSEGEFIPETSDQNMLDPFGSAGNSLSSSCQSIDQALDSPPFSQNNRDNNYLNLNYEYKGRHGKGGTFPRQFQLPNRSKDYGDRRRTLPRSFMPQENLFQLVPSSRTRSYNGDSSLTFSDLRSLGRTADKSCQRGTAKSPRAPVNWRQGKLLGRGAFGEVYLCYDADTGRELAAKQVPFDPDSQETSKEVNALECEIQLLKNLRHDRIVQYYGCLRDLEHRKLTIFVEFMPGGSIKDQLKAYGALTEKVTRRYTRQILQGVSYLHSNMIVHRDIKGANILRDSSGNVKLGDFGASKRIQTICMTGTGIKSVTGTPYWMSPEVINGEGYGRKADVWSVACTVVEMLTQKPPWAEYEAMAAIFKIATQPTKPLLPEGVSDSCRDFLRQVFVEEKWRPTADFLLSHPFVQGSF; from the exons ATGACGAGGAGGCGCTCAACTCCATCATGCAGGACCTGGCCGCTTTGGGTCGCTACTCCAGCCACAAGCCCAAAAACAGAACCTTACTCTACAAACAG GATTTAAGAGTCAAGCTGGAGCATGAGAGAGAAAAGCG GATCATACCGTTTCAGAGGCCGCTGAAGATCAAAGAGCTTCTGCAAAAAGTCACAGAGGCCTTTGGTCAGCAGATGGACCTCTTCTTTATGGAGAAGGAG ctgctgctgccgctgaaAAGCCAGGAGGACCTGGATCAGGCGGTGCTGTCTCTGGGCAACACTTCAGGAACTAACGGGCTGCTCAGGATTCTGCTGAAGACCCCTAAAAACAACCCT TATCTGCAGGTGAACAGCCGGGACAAGCAGAGTGAGATGAAGTCGTCGCGGTCATTAGGAGACCTGAAGGGCTCGCTGCTCAAAGGGTCGGAGAGGGTCCGCAAACACTCAACGG GTTCTCTCCACACCGGCCGGACGTCCCCTCCTCCGGGCAGCGTCcctgaggagcagcagcagatcgCTCGTCAGGGCTCGTACACCAGCATCCACAGCGAGGGGGAGTTCATCCCAGAGACCTCTGACCAGAAC ATGCTGGATCCCTTCGGCAGCGCAGGCAACTCGCTGTCAAGCAGCTGTCAGTCAATAGATCAAGCTCTGGACAG CCCTCCGTTCTCACAGAACAACCGGGACAATAATTACCTGAACCTCAACTACGAATACAAAG GTCGACACGGGAAGGGAGGAACTTTCCCACGGCAGTTCCAGTTGCCCAATCGCAGCAAGGATTATGGCGACC GTCGCAGGACGCTCCCGCGCAGCTTCATGCCCCAGGAGAACCTTTTCCAGCTGGTTCCCTCCAGTCGCACACGCAGCTATAACGGCGACAGCTCGCTGACATTCAGCGACCTGCGCTCGCTGGGCCGGACTGCCGACAAAAGCTGCCAGCGCGGCACTGCCAAAT caccACGGGCGCCAGTCAACTGGCGGCAGGGAAAGCTCTTGGGACGAGGGGCGTTTGGGGAGGTCTACCTCTGCTACGACGCAGATACAGGCCGCGAGCTGGCCGCCAAGCAGGTGCCCTTCGATCCTGACAGCCAGGAAACGAGCAAG GAAGTGAATGCTCTGGAGTGCGAGATCCAGCTGCTGAAGAACTTGCGTCATGACAGGATCGTTCAGTACTACGGCTGTCTGCGGGACCTGGAGCATAGAAAACTCACCATTTTTGTTGAGTTTATGCCTGGG GGCTCAATAAAGGACCAGCTGAAAGCCTACGGGGCCCTGACGGAGAAGGTGACAAGGAGATACACCAGGCAGATCCTTCAGGGAGTTTCCTACCTGCACAGCAACATGATTGTGCACAGGGACATCAAAG GTGCTAACATCCTGAGAGACTCCTCTGGGAACGTCAAGCTCGGAGACTTTGGAGCGAGCAAACGGATCCAGACCATCTGCATGACTGGAACAGGAATCAAGTCTGTCACTGGCACCCCCTACTGGATGAGCCCCGAAGTGATAAATGGGGAGGGATACGGCCGGAAAGCTGATGTTTG GAGTGTCGCCTGCACTGTTGTTGAAATGCTGACTCAGAAACCTCCCTGGGCCGAGTACGAGGCCATGGCCGCCATTTTTAAGATCGCTACCCAGCCCACCAAGCCCCTGCTTCCAGAGGGCGTGTCTGACTCGTGCAGGGACTTCCTGCGGCAAGTGTTTGTGGAGGAGAAGTGGCGCCCCACGGCGGACTTCCTGCTCAGCCACCCGTTTGTCCAGGGTAGCTTCTGA